The Agrobacterium vitis genome has a segment encoding these proteins:
- the choX gene encoding choline ABC transporter substrate-binding protein, translating to MAKTLKFALPKYALALAGCVAAFSPAAFAAEAASCGTVRISDVGWTDLASTNASFVTVLEALGYKADVKTLGVPVTYSSMKNKDIDVFLGNWMPAQKEAIQQYLDDKSIDSVAVNLEGAKYTLATNAAGAKLGIKSFKDIAAHKADLDGKIYGIEPGNEGNGMIVSLIDGDKFGLKGFNVVESSEQGMLSQVTRADKENKPVIFLAWAPHPMNTAHQITYLADGDDTVFGPNYGGATVYTVARGGYAKECPNVGKLLTNMKFSLDMENAIMGKILDDGEDADKAAKTWLKANPAVIEPWLAGVTTKDGKDGLAAVKAKLGL from the coding sequence ATTGCCAAGACACTGAAATTTGCACTGCCGAAATACGCTCTGGCCTTGGCCGGATGCGTCGCAGCATTCAGCCCGGCTGCCTTTGCGGCGGAAGCCGCCAGTTGCGGCACCGTTCGCATCTCGGATGTCGGCTGGACGGATTTGGCATCCACCAATGCCTCCTTCGTCACCGTTCTGGAGGCCCTGGGTTACAAGGCCGACGTCAAGACGCTCGGCGTGCCCGTGACCTATTCCTCGATGAAGAACAAGGATATCGATGTTTTCCTCGGCAACTGGATGCCAGCCCAGAAGGAAGCCATCCAGCAATATCTCGATGACAAGTCGATCGACAGCGTCGCCGTCAACCTTGAAGGCGCCAAATACACGCTGGCCACCAATGCCGCCGGCGCCAAGCTCGGCATCAAGAGCTTCAAGGACATTGCCGCCCACAAGGCCGATCTGGACGGTAAGATCTACGGGATCGAGCCGGGCAATGAAGGCAATGGCATGATTGTGTCGCTGATCGACGGCGACAAATTCGGCCTCAAGGGCTTCAATGTCGTTGAAAGCTCGGAACAGGGCATGTTGAGCCAGGTGACCCGTGCCGACAAGGAAAACAAGCCGGTGATCTTCCTGGCCTGGGCGCCGCATCCGATGAACACCGCCCACCAGATCACCTATCTCGCCGATGGCGACGACACGGTGTTCGGCCCCAATTACGGTGGCGCGACGGTCTATACGGTGGCGCGCGGTGGCTATGCCAAGGAATGTCCAAATGTCGGCAAGCTGCTGACCAATATGAAGTTCTCGCTCGACATGGAAAATGCCATCATGGGCAAGATCCTTGATGACGGCGAGGATGCCGACAAGGCTGCCAAGACCTGGCTGAAGGCCAACCCGGCTGTGATCGAGCCCTGGCTGGCTGGCGTCACCACCAAGGATGGCAAGGACGGACTGGCGGCTGTTAAGGCCAAGCTTGGCTTGTAA
- a CDS encoding thymidine kinase gives MAKLYFNYAAMNAGKSTMLLQASYNYQERGMRTVIFVAALDDRAGRGRVASRIGLSSPAETFEPGTDLFAVVEAMHASEPIACVFVDEANFLSEHHVWQLARIADRLHIPVMAYGLRTDFQGQLFPASRLLLGIADELREIRTICHCGRKATMNARFDASGQVMREGAQIEVGGNEKYVSFCRLHWDELFNGEACADI, from the coding sequence ATGGCCAAGCTGTATTTCAATTATGCCGCCATGAATGCCGGTAAATCCACCATGCTGTTGCAGGCCTCCTACAATTATCAGGAGCGCGGCATGCGCACGGTGATTTTTGTCGCCGCACTGGATGATAGGGCCGGGCGTGGCCGGGTCGCCTCGCGCATCGGGCTATCCAGCCCGGCCGAAACCTTCGAGCCGGGCACCGATCTGTTTGCCGTGGTCGAGGCCATGCATGCAAGCGAGCCGATTGCCTGCGTTTTTGTCGACGAGGCCAATTTTTTGAGCGAGCACCACGTCTGGCAATTGGCGCGGATTGCCGACCGCCTGCATATTCCGGTCATGGCCTATGGCCTGCGCACGGATTTCCAGGGCCAGCTGTTTCCCGCCTCCCGGCTGCTGCTGGGGATTGCCGATGAATTGCGCGAAATCCGCACGATCTGTCATTGCGGCCGTAAGGCGACGATGAATGCGCGCTTCGATGCGAGCGGCCAGGTGATGCGCGAAGGTGCGCAGATTGAGGTTGGCGGCAACGAGAAATATGTGTCCTTCTGCCGCCTGCATTGGGATGAACTGTTCAATGGTGAAGCGTGCGCTGATATTTGA
- a CDS encoding DUF2333 family protein, producing MLNALTGFFRGLWGALRRSGNLLYTAVAWPFRARHSEAGRRAYIFRGSVALIVLVLIAAYGQFLWRTQVWYGFDPAFAKAYGFADRKVAAGQQIADKPGTCQNSAIVTTVADLTDYNVNQNVWVSSTLLYKLGLFGMSWDDTPFFDNKASFQRGINQVARRVGIVLADDLGRVRGTSGINTDLQDARGNIQFNEGTWYFGSNPFGFKTPTPSYYRAAITSWRGFNSDLETCKAVFDARADNLVKLLDGLASDLGNTSDILRRRSEEHNGGWFDTRADDRFWFAYGQLYGQYALFQAAKADFIDVVRERNLTAIWAELEKQFEAALKVQPMIVSNGSEDGLLMPNHLSTMGFYTLRVRANMVELRAVLQR from the coding sequence ATGCTGAATGCGCTAACGGGGTTTTTCCGAGGGCTCTGGGGAGCGCTTCGGCGCAGCGGTAATCTTCTCTATACGGCGGTGGCCTGGCCCTTCCGCGCCCGCCATAGCGAAGCGGGACGCAGGGCCTATATTTTCCGTGGCTCCGTCGCGCTGATCGTCTTGGTGCTGATTGCGGCTTACGGTCAGTTTTTGTGGCGCACCCAGGTCTGGTATGGCTTTGATCCGGCCTTCGCCAAGGCCTATGGCTTTGCTGACCGCAAGGTCGCCGCCGGACAGCAGATCGCCGACAAGCCCGGCACCTGCCAGAATTCCGCTATCGTCACCACGGTTGCCGACCTGACGGACTACAATGTTAACCAGAATGTCTGGGTATCCTCGACGCTGCTCTACAAGCTTGGCCTGTTCGGGATGAGCTGGGATGACACGCCGTTCTTTGACAACAAGGCCTCGTTCCAGCGCGGTATCAATCAGGTGGCGCGCCGGGTTGGCATCGTATTGGCTGACGATCTTGGCCGGGTGAGGGGTACTTCCGGTATCAACACCGATCTGCAGGATGCGCGTGGCAATATCCAGTTCAACGAAGGCACCTGGTATTTCGGCTCCAATCCTTTCGGGTTCAAGACGCCGACGCCCAGCTATTATCGTGCGGCGATTACCAGCTGGCGCGGGTTTAATTCCGATCTGGAAACCTGCAAGGCGGTGTTCGATGCCCGGGCTGACAATCTCGTCAAACTGCTCGACGGGCTGGCCAGCGACCTCGGCAACACATCCGACATTTTGCGCCGCCGCTCCGAAGAGCATAATGGCGGCTGGTTCGACACGCGGGCCGACGACCGTTTCTGGTTCGCTTATGGTCAGCTCTATGGACAATACGCCTTGTTTCAGGCGGCAAAGGCCGATTTCATCGACGTGGTGCGCGAGCGTAACCTGACAGCGATCTGGGCGGAGTTGGAAAAGCAGTTCGAAGCTGCGCTGAAGGTTCAGCCGATGATTGTCTCCAACGGCAGCGAGGACGGCCTGCTCATGCCGAACCACCTCTCGACCATGGGCTTCTACACGCTGCGTGTGCGCGCCAATATGGTGGAATTGCGAGCCGTTCTGCAACGTTGA
- a CDS encoding PAS domain-containing protein produces MAWRFDETRHRPLQDFHSIGLQECDVANLTQTLNVCGFWRLDIDQGHLYGSPHFSKLYEIDHSEGPLNVKDLCDRMHPQDVDQVMDSYYRAATSRGVFHNIHRIITTGGTLKYIRTVGLYYPVEGVSGEYRGMLHELFPLEPTASFIEL; encoded by the coding sequence TTGGCTTGGCGCTTTGACGAAACGCGGCACCGTCCGCTTCAGGATTTTCATTCAATCGGATTGCAGGAATGTGACGTCGCCAATCTCACCCAGACCCTAAATGTCTGCGGCTTTTGGCGACTGGATATAGATCAGGGCCATTTATATGGCTCGCCGCATTTTTCTAAGCTCTATGAGATAGACCATTCGGAAGGTCCGCTGAACGTAAAGGATCTTTGCGATCGCATGCACCCGCAGGACGTGGACCAGGTGATGGACAGCTATTATCGCGCCGCCACCAGTCGCGGTGTTTTCCACAATATCCACCGGATCATCACCACAGGCGGCACCTTGAAATATATTCGTACCGTCGGTCTCTATTATCCCGTCGAGGGCGTATCCGGCGAATATCGCGGCATGCTGCATGAGTTGTTTCCACTGGAACCCACGGCAAGCTTCATCGAATTATAA
- a CDS encoding helix-turn-helix transcriptional regulator, translated as MESREHCADILRTVAQAFGLSHGSILIAPCATDVHLMPLVMETTLPMEFGHEFDRHQFVKFCPVVKKFAGSILPRTWDMKFREPNDMAEEWPPAMRDLMVRFKLIVGVVFIFPSLDSRLYFMRFDGDRSPLSQCEVNELGMLAMAVFDQYDRLRRTELMNVDVLSVRELEVLRWTAQGKTSVEIGQILSLSDHTINAYMTTAMKKLDCVNRTQLVAKAIRLKLIQ; from the coding sequence ATGGAAAGCCGTGAGCATTGTGCGGATATCCTGCGCACTGTTGCCCAGGCATTTGGCCTGTCGCATGGCAGTATCCTGATCGCACCTTGTGCCACCGATGTGCACCTCATGCCGCTGGTCATGGAGACGACTTTGCCGATGGAATTCGGCCATGAATTCGACCGTCACCAGTTCGTTAAATTTTGCCCGGTGGTCAAGAAATTCGCCGGCTCGATCCTGCCGCGAACCTGGGACATGAAATTCAGGGAACCGAATGACATGGCGGAGGAATGGCCGCCTGCCATGCGCGACCTGATGGTGCGCTTCAAGCTGATCGTCGGCGTTGTCTTCATTTTCCCCTCCCTTGATTCCCGGCTGTATTTCATGCGGTTCGATGGGGATCGCTCACCTCTCTCCCAATGCGAGGTCAATGAACTGGGCATGCTGGCAATGGCGGTTTTCGACCAATACGACCGTCTTCGCCGCACCGAGTTGATGAATGTCGATGTTCTCTCCGTGCGCGAACTGGAAGTGCTTCGCTGGACGGCGCAGGGCAAAACCTCGGTAGAAATTGGCCAGATCCTCAGCCTCTCCGACCACACCATAAACGCGTATATGACAACAGCTATGAAAAAGCTGGATTGCGTCAACCGGACGCAATTGGTAGCAAAGGCCATTAGGCTGAAGCTCATTCAATAA
- a CDS encoding formate--tetrahydrofolate ligase encodes MSDIEIARAASKLAITQIGERLGISPGDLQPYGHDKAKISASFLHSLEDRQDGKLILVTAINPTPAGEGKTTTTVGLVDGLNRIGAKAMVCVREPSLGPCFGVKGGAAGGGRAQVVPMEDINLHFTGDFHAITSAHNLLAAMIDNHIYWGNEQDLDTRRIAWRRVVDMNDRALREMVGALGGVRNGFPRETGFDITVASEVMAILCLARDLADLEERLGQIVIGYRRDKTPVHARDIKAHQAMTVLLKEAMQPNLVQTLENNPALVHGGPFANIAHGCNSVVATRAALKLADYVVTEAGFGADLGAEKFFDIKCRKAGLRPAAAVIVATVRALKMNGGVAKTELGHEDVAALVRGAVNLGRHVENVRGFGVPVIVAINHFLSDTPAEIAALQDYAARIGVEAVLCRHWAEGGAGIEELARKVAAMADSGIADFQPLYPDDMPLFAKIETVAKRIYRAGSVTADRAVIDQLAQFEAMGYGDLPVCIAKTQYSFSTDPSLLGAPEGHKVHVRDVRLSAGAGFIVAITGDIMTMPGLPRKPAAETIRLDDDGLVEGLF; translated from the coding sequence ATGTCGGATATTGAAATTGCACGTGCAGCATCCAAGCTTGCGATCACGCAGATTGGCGAGCGTTTGGGAATCAGCCCCGGTGATTTGCAGCCCTATGGCCATGACAAGGCTAAGATCAGCGCTTCATTCCTGCATTCGCTTGAAGATCGCCAGGATGGCAAGCTCATCCTGGTGACGGCAATCAATCCGACACCAGCAGGCGAGGGCAAGACCACGACCACGGTCGGCCTGGTGGATGGGCTGAACCGTATCGGCGCCAAGGCCATGGTCTGCGTGCGCGAGCCGTCGCTTGGTCCCTGTTTCGGGGTCAAGGGTGGCGCTGCCGGTGGCGGGCGGGCGCAGGTCGTGCCGATGGAAGACATTAACCTGCATTTCACCGGCGATTTCCATGCCATCACCTCCGCGCATAATCTGCTGGCGGCGATGATCGATAACCACATTTACTGGGGTAATGAGCAGGATCTCGACACGCGCCGTATCGCCTGGCGGCGGGTGGTGGACATGAACGACCGGGCGTTGCGCGAGATGGTCGGGGCGCTGGGCGGCGTTCGCAACGGCTTTCCGCGCGAAACCGGCTTCGATATCACGGTTGCTTCCGAAGTGATGGCCATCCTCTGTCTGGCCCGCGATCTGGCTGATCTGGAAGAGCGGTTGGGGCAGATCGTCATCGGCTACCGGCGTGACAAGACGCCCGTGCATGCCCGTGATATCAAGGCCCATCAAGCCATGACGGTGCTGCTGAAAGAGGCGATGCAGCCCAATCTGGTGCAGACGCTGGAAAACAATCCGGCGCTGGTGCATGGCGGCCCGTTTGCCAATATCGCCCACGGCTGCAATTCGGTGGTGGCGACCAGGGCAGCCCTGAAGCTTGCCGATTATGTGGTGACGGAAGCGGGCTTTGGTGCCGATCTGGGTGCTGAGAAATTCTTCGATATCAAATGCCGTAAGGCCGGTCTTCGCCCGGCAGCTGCCGTGATCGTCGCCACGGTGCGGGCGCTGAAGATGAACGGTGGTGTTGCCAAAACGGAGCTTGGCCACGAGGATGTGGCCGCCCTGGTCCGGGGTGCTGTCAACCTTGGGCGGCATGTGGAAAATGTCCGGGGCTTTGGTGTGCCTGTCATTGTCGCCATCAACCATTTCCTGTCGGATACGCCGGCGGAAATCGCAGCCTTGCAGGACTATGCCGCCCGTATCGGCGTCGAAGCCGTGCTCTGCCGTCATTGGGCCGAGGGTGGCGCGGGCATTGAGGAACTGGCGAGGAAAGTGGCGGCCATGGCTGATAGTGGCATTGCCGATTTCCAGCCTCTGTACCCAGACGACATGCCGCTGTTTGCCAAGATCGAGACGGTCGCCAAGCGGATCTATCGGGCGGGAAGCGTGACGGCGGACCGTGCTGTCATCGATCAGCTCGCCCAGTTCGAGGCTATGGGCTATGGCGACCTGCCGGTCTGCATCGCCAAAACCCAGTATTCCTTCTCTACCGATCCCTCACTGCTCGGTGCTCCCGAGGGCCATAAAGTGCATGTACGCGACGTCCGTCTGTCCGCCGGTGCTGGTTTCATTGTGGCGATCACTGGCGATATCATGACCATGCCCGGCCTGCCGAGAAAGCCGGCAGCCGAAACCATCCGGCTTGATGATGATGGGCTGGTCGAAGGCCTGTTTTAA